The Eubalaena glacialis isolate mEubGla1 chromosome 5, mEubGla1.1.hap2.+ XY, whole genome shotgun sequence genomic sequence AGGAGAAGACACTGCCCATGGCCGCTCCGATCAGAATCCCCAGGTTTCACAGTAATTGTCCAAGCATCAGCACCACGGCTTTGCCTCCTCCACTGAACGGTGACAGGTCTGCACTTCTCTGAGTGGAAAGAGGGCCTCCTCTCTGTAGCAGTTTCCGTTGCAGCTGGGCAGTCTGGCCAGGTCCCGGCTGGACGTGGGCCTCGGTCACCTGGGTACATGGGGACTCGAGCTGCAGGCAGTGCCCTGGGAGCTAAGGAGAGGTCTCACCCAGAGCCTGCACCCGGAAACTGCATCTCCAACGCTACATCTGGCTACTTTTTCACAGTTAGAAGTGGACCCCTATACGCTCTAGAGAGATTACACATTATTTCCTTAGCTTTTGTCACCTCAAGTGTCTTGTGCTGTGCTCACCCTAGCAGAGCACAGAGTGTATCCTCAACTCCTTTTGCAGGAGGCACACACCATTTGGGTCAAGGTGGGGCTCTGCTTAGAGCACGTTCAGAATTAGCAGCACACCTGCCTGGCACCACAATTCCAGCACATGGGAGTTGGATCACCTTTTCCCAAGATTCAGAGCCTGCCTGGCTCCCAGTCAGCCCACAAGACTGGGTGGAAACACACTTCACCATCATCTGGAACGCATTTCATATTGCATGTgtaaacatgcacacacatgcatatccTAATGATTTGAAAGTATGACCTTCACATCAATTAAGGCTATTTAAGGGGTATATTTCAAATGAAATGCTATAATATTCAAAATCACCAGATTAATGAATTAATCAACAGGATAATAATCTTTGCCAGAAAAACTATGACTGTGATTTTCCAGAATAGGATTGGATTGTTCTTATGTATTAACCAAAATAAGCTCAGCTTTGCTGTAAAAACCCCTTCGCcagtttccagaaaaagaaatgtatgggACCTGATATACACACAGAAATCTAGTCTCAGAAAGAGGTTGGATTTCGTCAACCAACTAGCATAATACAACTGTTCAAACTCAACATTTGTCTGACCAAATTCAATCATTTCCCCCCAAAACGGATTTGTGTCGACATCCTCTAACCCCAATGTGATGAATATCTCCAATAACATGGCAATTAATTTAATAAAGGAACTCACCAATTTTAAATTGCAATAAATTTACCaaacattttcactgtttatGGAGAGCTTTACAGTAAGAAAGTATCAACAAAAGCAGGCACATCCGTGTACAAAGTGTTGCTGTTGGGTGCTTCTTCACTTCTTCCATTCCTAAAGGACCAGCTGCTCTGTCTTTCTGTCCTCTCAGCGAGCGTTCTTCCCGCCGCGAAATCACCCTCGCTGGGTGAGCTCTCACTCGGGTCTCGGAGGGCGCCCAGGGAACGGACTTGCCAAAGAGAAGTGCGGTGGGGCGAGCCAACCCCAAAACATTTATTGTAAACTTTAAAATGGAGTCCGGATACgaacagacacagaaaagaagagaaacctCCCAGACACAGAAATAATCATACTGGAGGGCCAGTCTCGTGGCGGGGGGCCCCCAGAGGCGCTGGGCCAGATCGCCCCTGAAGATGCGTCGCCACGGAGAGGCCTGGCTTTGCGCCCCGCCAGCCCCCTACCTCCCTCGCTGCGGTGGCGGGTAGGGAGGCGGCCGCAGTACATCCGGATCGGCCCGGGGGCTCAGCAGGCCCGGCTCGGCTCCCAGGGGCGCGCCGCCTCGCAGGGCGGCCGGCAGCAGTAGGGGTAGGAGGCGTTGAGGTCGGGGTCCGAGGGCGCGTACCCCGGCAGCTCCACAGACGGGTGCCCCCCGCAGCACACCTCCACGCCCGCCTCGTCAAACGCGTGGAAGACGCCCACGTTGATGTAGGAGACCGCGTGGCGCGCCGCGAAGCCCGCGCAGTCCCCCGGGGCGGCGAAGTCCGACTCCTCCGGGGACAGGATGGAAGCCTCGCTCGGCCGCTGCTGCAGCCTCCGCCCCCGCCGACCCCGTCGGCCCCGCCGCGCCCGGGAGGCTGGCGGCAGCGCACGGAACCCCGGGCCGCCGCGGGGCCGCGCCAGGGCCCGGCCTCCCTTCCGCCGGCCGCGCCGGCCGCGCCGGGCCTGCGAGGACTTGTAGTTCTTTACCAGCAGGAGGCTGAGCAGGCCCAGGAGGCACTCGAGCGAGTTGAAGACGGTGGAAAGCACCAGGCCGCGCTGGTAGTCCTTCAGCTGGCGGCACTTGGCGGACGTGGCGCTGTCCAGGGTGCTGCGGGCGCGCGGCGCGCCGGGGGCCGCGGCCGCAGTGCCCGGGGCCGGGCCAGGGGCCGCGGCCGGCGCGCGCGGGGGCAGGCAGTAGTGGGAGTACTTGCGTTCCACTAGGGACACGGTGTCGCCGTCGATCACGGCGCCCGCGAAGGCGCTGAGGACCCCGAGCATGAAGACGAGAACGCCGAGCAGGAGCAGGTTCTGGCTGTTCACCCGCCCCGAGGGCCCGGCTGCGCTCCCCGGCTCGCCCGGCGCAGCCTCCGGAGCCCCCGCTGGGGCCGCGGGGACCCCGAGCCCCgggcccggccccggccccgcgaGGGGGGCGTCCCGGGGCCCGCAGCACAGCAGGGCGGCGCCGAGCAGCGAGAGGCCGGCGGCCAGCAGCAGCCCCGAGTAGAAGGCGCCGGCGGCCGCCCCCAGCCGGAACGGCTCCCCGCGCAGCTCCGAGCCCAGCGAGAAGCACTTGAGGCCGACGGCGGCGGCACTGAGCGCGCAGGCgagcaggaggcaggaggagagCGCGGCGCAGGCCCCGCGGACGCTCCACTTCATCCTCCGCGCCCGAGCCGGCCCGCACCCCGcgcgcccgccgccgcccgccgccgcccccgccgcctgcGCCTCCTCCCGGCGCCGCGCGGCCGGACCGCCggcctcctcctcatcctcccgCGTCCTCCCgggcccgcgccgccgccgccgccgccgccgccgccggagcCCGCATCCTCcgcctcccgccgccgccgccgcggccccGCGCAGGGAACCGATGCGACGCGGAGGACCGCAGGACGCGCGCGCCCACTCCCCAGCCCGCGGTGCCCCTCCCAGGACGTTcagctccccccccaccccacccgcgGCCCGGTGCGCCAGGCCCAGGCGccgccctccccccttccccccaacccccgtaGCCCCTAGGACACCCCTCTGCCGCCTCCCCAAGGAGAGGTGCCCGCTCGCCGCGTCTCTCCGCCTTCCTCCCCCTATCAGCGCCCCTGGCCTCTCTGGGaacgccaccccccacccctgcctccctcccctgatGCCCCCAGGCCCCACCTCCGGCACCTCCCACCTCTCGAGACCCTGCCTTTGCGCTCCCCTGGTCACAGGGCTGGGGTCTCACTCCATGCCCACCGGCCTGCTAGAAATCAGGAAGCCTGGGAAGTTAGCTTGGGGGCAGGAATAGGGGAGCCCCGGCGCTGAGGGGCTACGGGGGAGAGCCTGACTGCGGGAGGGGGAAGAGGCGAGTCTGGGGGAGAGCGGAAGAAGGAAGAGCCCGGGGGGGAAGGAGGTTtgagtgcgggggtgggggtgggggaagggacggGGAGCTCGGAGctcgggggaggggtgagatgaggGCGGGAGTCCggatgcggggtgggggggagggtttGGAGGAGGAGCCCAGGGGCTGCGACCCTCCGGCGCCGCCCGGGTAGTACTGGCTCGAGGgcgcgggggagggggtggaagtGCTGCGGAACTGGAGGTGAAGCCTCAGGCAGAACCTTGGAGGAGTCTCGTTGCGCTTTAGTCGCAAAAGCCCTTCTCAGGGATCATGCAGGAATTTCCCCCAGATGCGGGTGCGAGTGAGTTAACTCATCAGAAGGCGGTTCACGGCCTGAGAGCACCGCGGGGGAGGGGGATGCAGCGCGGGGGAGGGTAAATCGGCTCCTTCCGACCGACGCGGACCGAGAAGAACTCTCGATGAGTGAGAGGAAGG encodes the following:
- the TMEM271 gene encoding transmembrane protein 271 translates to MKWSVRGACAALSSCLLLACALSAAAVGLKCFSLGSELRGEPFRLGAAAGAFYSGLLLAAGLSLLGAALLCCGPRDAPLAGPGPGPGLGVPAAPAGAPEAAPGEPGSAAGPSGRVNSQNLLLLGVLVFMLGVLSAFAGAVIDGDTVSLVERKYSHYCLPPRAPAAAPGPAPGTAAAAPGAPRARSTLDSATSAKCRQLKDYQRGLVLSTVFNSLECLLGLLSLLLVKNYKSSQARRGRRGRRKGGRALARPRGGPGFRALPPASRARRGRRGRRGRRLQQRPSEASILSPEESDFAAPGDCAGFAARHAVSYINVGVFHAFDEAGVEVCCGGHPSVELPGYAPSDPDLNASYPYCCRPPCEAARPWEPSRAC